The following is a genomic window from Bacteroidia bacterium.
ACGTACTGCCTCTACCGCGTCGGTTCCAAGGATGAGGTGACCGGTCGGACGGGATTCGCGCACTTTTTCGAACATCTCATGTTCGAGGGGACCAAAAACATCAACCGGGGTCAGATCGACAAAATGATCACCGCAGCCGGTGGCGTACTGAATGCATCAACCTCGTTCGATCAGACGGATTACTTTTTCAAGGTCCCCATCAACCAGCTCGAGCTGGCTCTGTGGATAGAATCCGAGCGCATGATGAATCTGGTTGTCAATGAAACCGGTGTGGAAACGCAGCGCGGCGTTGTGAAAGAAGAGCTGAAACAGCGCTACGAGGGCCGTCCCTACGGAACACTGTGGGACAACATCGTCAAGACCACGTTCAAGGGTACGCAGTATGAATGGACCCCGATCGGTGTTCCCGAAGACATCAACCGTGCCTCCATCGAGGAATTCCTTGCCTTCCACGACAAATACTATCTGCCGAACAACGCCTGCCTCGTTGTTGGCGGGGATCTCGATGTCGCGCAGACGAAAAAATGGATCGAACAGTATTTCGGCTCCATTCCTTCGGGCACCGAACCCCCCAGGGTCACCGTCACCTTCCCTCCGCAGACCGAGCCCCGCACCGTGCTTATCGAAGAGGAGATGACTCCCCTTCCGGCCTATATTCAGACCTATCTCTCCGTGGATTTCCAACACAAAGACGCCTACGCACTCGAGCTCATGGGTGATGTGTTGTCCAGCGGGAAAAGCTCACGCTTGTATCAGCGGCTGGTGGACAAGGATCAGCTCGCATTACAGGCCGCCAGCTTCAACGTCCCATTGGAAAAGGCCGGGCTGTTCGCGTTTTACTGCATTGCGAATTCCGGTGTAACATTCGAGCAAGTCGAGAAGGCGATCAACGAAGAAATCGCGCGGATCAAGAAAGATGGCATAACGCAGGAGGAATTCCAGAAAGTGCGCAATGCCAAAGAGGCGTCGTTTACACGCAGCTTCATGTCGCTCGACGGCAAACTGCGCAACCTCGCGTCCTACTCGCTGTTCTACGGCAATACCGCGCTCGTGAACAAGGAAATCGAAATGTACATGAACGTCACGCGTGACGACATCAAACGCGTTGCCAACACCTACCTGCGGCCCGAGCGGCGCAATGTGGTGAAATACGTCGTCCCCGAAAAACAGAGCTGATGTCCAACCACGCAGACAGAGGAAAAGTACAATGAAGCACACACGCATGTTTATCGTCGCCCTGATTCTGTTGCTTGCAGGACAGGCGTTCGCGCAGGTGGACCGCAGTAAAAAGCCCGCTCCCGGTCCTGCGCCCAAGGCCTCTTTCCCGGAATTCTATGAAACCATGCTCGACAACGGCCTCAAGGTCTTTGTCGTGACCAATAAAGCGCAACCGCTGGTGAGCTTCCGGCTGCTTATCAGATCAGGTGCGGAGTTTGATGGAGAGCACAGTGGCGTAGCGAATTTTACCACTTCGCTGCTCACTTCAGGTACGAAAAAGCGTACCGCGCTGCAATTCGCATCCGAAGCGGATTTTCTCGGCCTCAGTGTCGGTGCGGGTTCGGCTGACGACCAGATGTCGTTGAGTGGCTCCGGCCTCAAGAAGCACATGGACAAGTTGCTCGATCTGATGACCGACGCCTTGTACAATCCCACCTTCCCGCAGGAGGAGTTGGACAAGGAAAAGAAGCAGGCCCTGTCCGGACTGAAAACGGTGAAGAAAAATCCTGACGAAGTAATGCAACGACTCGCGATCACTGTAGGCTACAACGTACATCCTTATGCCCGCTTCGGCATCGAGAAGGATGTGGAAGCCATCACGCGTGAACATCTCGTTGCCTTTCACAAGCAGTATTTCATTCCCAACAACGCATCCATCGCCGTTGTGGGTGATGTTACGCCGAATGAGATACTTCCGATCCTGAAAAAGCACTTCGATGCCTGGAGCAAGGGCACTCCTCCAAGGGCAAATTTCCCGGCCCCGGAACGTATTGCCGGACGCGGTGTGCATCTTGTGGATCTCGGCAGCACGCAGACGCAAACAGCGATCAACGCCATGGTTACCGGAGTTCGCCGCAGCGACCCGGATTATCTGCCGTTGAGCATCATGAACTCCATCATCGGCGGCGGATTCAGCGGTCGTCTTTTCCAGAATCTGCGCGAGACGTACAGCTTCACTTACGGTGCCTACAGCAGCTTCGAATCGCGAAAAACGGCTGGTGTATGGTCCGCCGAGGCCAGCGTGCGGCGCAGCGCCACCGATTCGGCGTTCACGCAGATCCTGCATGAAATGAACCGCATCCGCGACGAGGTGGTGAGCAGCGAGGAATTGGAAATGCACAAGCAAAACGCCTCCGGCCGCTTCCTTCTGGGTTTGGAAAACCCCTCCTCTATCGCCAGCATGGTGCAGAACATTGATCTCTACGGATTGCCGAAGGATTACTACAAAAAGTACGTGAGCAACATCATGGCAGTGACGTCCGCCGACGTACAGCGTTTGGCACGCAAGTACCTCACGCCTGATAATATTGCCTTTCTGGCTGTCGGTGATGCCAGCCAGATCGCGAAGCCGCTCGAATCCTTCGGTGCCGTGAAGATGTACGATGCCGACATGAATCCCGTGACGGCGGCGAAGCAGCTCGCGGTGGATATCGACGGTGAAACGCTGATGCAAAAGGCCCTGGCTGCCATGGGTGGAAAGGACAAGCTGCTTGCCCTCAAGAGCCGGGTCACCGAAGGGGAACTCGATCTTTCCTTCGGTCCGATGCAGGCAGCGGGTACCATGACGCTCACGGAGAAAGCTCCGAATAAAGCGCATCAAAAGATGCACATTGCCGTTGATATGGGCGGCCAGATGCAGACTGTGGAATCCGAGCGCTGGGTCAATGGCGTGAAAGCCGTCGAGAAAGCGCCTATGGGTCCGCTGCGCGAGCTGACTGGTGATGAACTCACCGAAGCCCTCGAAGGCGCGATGTTCAACGACTTTGCGCGTTGGAAGGATTTGGGCTACAGCGTCGTCGTGAAGGAGAAAAAGGAGATGGACGGCCGCGCCGTGTACGTCGCGGAAATGAAGAAAAAACACGGCAGCGACGAGATCATCATCGATGCGACGAGCTTCCTTCTCACCGGGAAAATCGAAGTTCGCAATACGCCGCAGGGCCCCGTTAGCAGCGTGACGAAGCTCGGCGATTATCGTGAGGTGGATGGCATCATGCTTCCGCATTCCATGATTTCGGAAGCTGAAACGCAGACCATGAAAATGACTGTCCGTTCCTACAAACACAATAGCGACATCCCCGACAGCGTGTTCGAGAAGACCGTGCAGTAAGCTCGAGGTGTTGCGTCGTTTCGAGGCCCCGCTTTACGGCGGGGTCTTTTTTTTGGATATCTGTTGCAGAGGCCCGTTGCTACCGACGGGACACACGAGGCGCCCAGGAAGACGCACGGATGACACAAATCCGTTCTGTCGCCGTGAAGCATTGAATCGGGATGTCGGCTTGGGTATTTTCCATATCTGACCGTAGCATTCCTGAAGCAGAAAGGATAGACGCATGACCATTATCAATCGTACCGCAAGCTCTCCCGTTGTCCGTATGGCCGTAAAATCATTCATCCGCTGTGTCGGACTGTTCAGTCTCACGTTACTGTTCTTCGTACAAACCGTCTCCGCGCAATCCGTCGGCTTGTCCGGTGGCAATCAGAAGGTGTGGAAGCCGATGAACGGCCTCTACCTCGTCCTCGATCAGAGCATCGACATCGCCGACCTGCGCGAGGCCGGCCGCGAAGAGATCGTGCTCGTCAATGATTACAAATTTCTCGAAGAGAAACCAGACGATCCGCCTGTGTACATGATTCTCCGCCGCGAACCCGACGTGCCTCTGGTGCTCGCGTCAGATCCGGTGGCTGGCGAGGACAAAGACGGCAAGCCCCTGCTGAATATCTCGCTTTCCGAAGAGCATGTTGAAACAATGCGCCGTTTCACCGAAGAAAACATCGGGGGCACGGTGGCGATCATGATCAACGCCGAAATTGTTTCCGCGCACACCATCAAGGCGGCCATCACCGGTGGCAAGCTGCAGATCACCCGCTGCGATAAAAATTCCTGCGAGTATTTTTTAGTGGAGTTACAGAAGGACGCATCGGAGAAGTAGAGCGTCGATTCTCCTTAGGACGGGGTGTGTTTCCCAAGCACTTCGCAGAATAACAAACAAGAGAGTATCCGCATGACCACGATTTTCTGCTCACACAAATTGTCCGCGTTTCTCGGAAGCGAGCGATTCACCCCTGTTGAAACTGCCGAGCCATCACCTCTCGGTGATTGGAATGCACACACCTTTCACATCGGTCGTTCAAGAATACTCGTGTTCGTCAACAACCGCACCTTGTATTGTGTGTTCATGCATGATGTGAAGAAGGCGGATTTACGGGATATCGAGACCGCCTTTCTCCGCCGAATGATGGAGCAACTCTTCTATGAACATATCGTTCGACCGGCGGAGGCGATGAAGATCGACCGAATGATGCGACCGATTGTCCTTGCCCGTTCAAACAACGATAAGCGAACCATCGGTGTGATGAACGAATTTGTATGGCAGCTCAAGGCGCAGCTCGCGAGCGAGTATCATTATCGCACCGCCTTCGCGGAGCTCAACCGATTGGCCAATGTGTTGCCAGTGGGAAGGGGAAAATCCGGCGGCAAGAAGTATCTCATGCCGGGAGAAGAGATGATGGCGCTCATAGACGGCAGCGGGATTCGCTGAACCCCGGCTTGAAATGCCGGAGCGGTGTCCCCGGGAAATGCCGTTGAAAGACGGCGAAGTACCGCGCTAAGAGTGCATTCGGTTTCTTCAAGCGCGCCCGGGAATCTCGTCTACACGCTCAGGACCTCACTCACATCATAGCGTGATGCGATATGCACACGGGGGCGGAAATCCGGGCGCTCGTTGAGCAGCGAGGTGATTTCGCTTTCGACTAACGCCGGCGTGTTGTTGTTTTCACTGAGATGGCCCAGAAGCAGGGTGTGCAAGCGGCCGTCGCAATGCGTGCGGATGAGATCCATCGCCTGCCGATTCGAGAGATGCCCGTGGTCGGAACGAATGCGTGCCTTGAGATGCTCCGGATAGCCGCCGGTGTCGAGCATGTGTTCGTCATAATTGCTTTCGAGCAACAGGGCATCCACCGTTGGAAGCATGGATACCAGTTCCTGATTATGTATGCCGAGATCGGTGACGTACAGAAAACGCTTGCCGGAAATGCGCACATCGAAGTACACTGGGTCCCGCGCGTCGTGCTGCTTGCTGTACGCCCGTACCTCGATGTCGCCGAGTGTGACAGTGTGACCGGGATCGATGAAATGAAATCCCTTGTGCGGTTTGTGCATCCACATCCCGCGGTAGGTTTCTTCGGTGAGATACACCGGGGTGCGGTACATTTTTGTCACCACGGGAATTCCGCGTACATGATCCGCATGCTCGTGCGTCACGAAAATACCGGCGATATGCTGCGGCGTGCGTCCGTGAATCTTCAGACGAAGTTCCACCTGTCTGCGCGAGATGCCGCAGTCGAGCAGTACTCCGCGACCGCTGGCGGCGGATTCGACATAGACAGCGTTGCCGTTGCTGCCGGAATTCAGCACAATAATGTGCATGGCCGGCGATGCGCCGGCCATGTCGGACTTCCAGAGTGTGGAGTTAATTGACACCGAGTTCTTTCAGCAAAAAATCCGCACCACCGAGATACTTGGCCACAAAAAGCACATAGCGGATATCGGCACCGATGGAGCGGCTGTAATCCTCGCTCCACTGATAGTCGTTGACCGTGGCTTCGAAGGCGCGGTCGAAATTCACGCCCACCAGCTCGCCGCGCGCATTCAACACCGGACTGCCCGAATTGCCGCCGGTGGTATCCATATTGTACAGCATGGCCACGGGAACGTCTTTGAGCAGCTCGTCTTCGAGGGACCTGTCGTAGTTTTTGTTGTTGAACAGTGCGATAAGCTGCGGCGGCAGATCAAAGGGCTCCTCGCCGGTGTATTTGTCGATCAGGCCGCGCAGAGTGGTTTGCGGCGAGTGATAGGTCGCATCGGCGGGCGCGTAGCCGCGGATGTAGCCGTAGGTCAGGCGCAGCGTGCTGTTGGCGTCGGGGATGAAGTCCTTCTGCTGCCAGGCCATTTTTGCGTCGATGTATTCGGCCTCGAGGCGCTTGAGTTCGCCGTCGCGCACGCGGCGGCGCTTGACTATTTCCTCGTTGATGGCGGCGACGTCGCGGGCAAGCGCGATGAAGGGATCCTTGCTTGCGGCAATGGCGGCCTTATTCAGATCGATGAGTGCGAGTAGCTTCTGCACGTCGCCCGCTGCGCTGCCGTCGAACGCTTTACGTAGGCGCTCGATGGCTGCGTCCTCGGTCTCGACAGCAGCCGTAGCGAAGGCCGCCGCTGCGGCGGGCCGCTGGTCGGCGGGGAGGGTGTTGAGTTGAAGGATCAATGTCGCGAGAAACTGGCTTTCGGTGCCTCTGTGAATATCTCCGTAATGCTTTTGTATCGCGTCGCGCAGCCGGTCGCGTTTTTCGGCGTCGGGCTCGCTTTCGAGTAGTTTCACCACGGACGTGAGCATGGCCATGTACTCGTTGCGGCCGAGCATGGTCAGGGTCAGCTCCTGTTTGGCGAAGCGCTCGTAGTCGGTGTACACCTGGGCGATCTGCGCAAGCGTGTTTCCGTACTTGCCCTTCAGTGTCTTGTCCGCGTTCACGAAACGCTGCAATTCCGTTTCCTCTGCAATGCGCTTGTTGACAAGACCGAGGCGGCGCAAGCCCTGAATTTTTCCTTTGTAATTCTTGGTCGCGTTGGCCAGTCCCTTGATATTGTCCGCGAAACGCAGTTGCAGCGCTCGATCATTGCGTGAAGCGGATTCCATGGTCTCGATCATGTAATCGTAGCGTTTGGAGAGGAAGGGCAGGATGGTTTTTTCCCACAAGCCGATGTAATGCGAGGTCTTGTGCCGATAGGTGCGGCCGGGATAGCCGAGGATAAACACGAAATCCCCTTCACTCACACCCTTGGGTGCCACCTTGATGAAACGCTTCGGTTTGAAGGGCACGTTGTCCTTCGAGTAATCGGCGGTTTTTCCGTCCGGGGCCACGTAGGCGCGCAGGAAAGAAAAATCACCCGTATGCCGCGGCCATACCCAGTTATCAATTTCACCGCCATAGTTGCCGACGCTTTGCGGAGGCACGTAGACCAACCGCACATCC
Proteins encoded in this region:
- a CDS encoding S46 family peptidase; amino-acid sequence: MMMRRFSLALILSVSALLAVTLTADEGMYPLSEISRLDLKAKGLEIDIKEIYNPDGVSLVDAICQVGGGTGEFVSADGLILTNHHIAFSGVADASTPENDYLRDGFTARTRAEELPAKGYICRITESYRDVSAEVLSVVTADMAPDKRSDAIISQMRSLAKKEEAGRENISCEVSEMFPGKSYVLFTYRIIKDVRLVYVPPQSVGNYGGEIDNWVWPRHTGDFSFLRAYVAPDGKTADYSKDNVPFKPKRFIKVAPKGVSEGDFVFILGYPGRTYRHKTSHYIGLWEKTILPFLSKRYDYMIETMESASRNDRALQLRFADNIKGLANATKNYKGKIQGLRRLGLVNKRIAEETELQRFVNADKTLKGKYGNTLAQIAQVYTDYERFAKQELTLTMLGRNEYMAMLTSVVKLLESEPDAEKRDRLRDAIQKHYGDIHRGTESQFLATLILQLNTLPADQRPAAAAAFATAAVETEDAAIERLRKAFDGSAAGDVQKLLALIDLNKAAIAASKDPFIALARDVAAINEEIVKRRRVRDGELKRLEAEYIDAKMAWQQKDFIPDANSTLRLTYGYIRGYAPADATYHSPQTTLRGLIDKYTGEEPFDLPPQLIALFNNKNYDRSLEDELLKDVPVAMLYNMDTTGGNSGSPVLNARGELVGVNFDRAFEATVNDYQWSEDYSRSIGADIRYVLFVAKYLGGADFLLKELGVN
- a CDS encoding MBL fold metallo-hydrolase encodes the protein MAGASPAMHIIVLNSGSNGNAVYVESAASGRGVLLDCGISRRQVELRLKIHGRTPQHIAGIFVTHEHADHVRGIPVVTKMYRTPVYLTEETYRGMWMHKPHKGFHFIDPGHTVTLGDIEVRAYSKQHDARDPVYFDVRISGKRFLYVTDLGIHNQELVSMLPTVDALLLESNYDEHMLDTGGYPEHLKARIRSDHGHLSNRQAMDLIRTHCDGRLHTLLLGHLSENNNTPALVESEITSLLNERPDFRPRVHIASRYDVSEVLSV
- a CDS encoding insulinase family protein, with protein sequence MKTRLMYLLLLVAFVLPLRAQDFKPISYEEYTLKNGLTVILHVDRTAPTAMTYCLYRVGSKDEVTGRTGFAHFFEHLMFEGTKNINRGQIDKMITAAGGVLNASTSFDQTDYFFKVPINQLELALWIESERMMNLVVNETGVETQRGVVKEELKQRYEGRPYGTLWDNIVKTTFKGTQYEWTPIGVPEDINRASIEEFLAFHDKYYLPNNACLVVGGDLDVAQTKKWIEQYFGSIPSGTEPPRVTVTFPPQTEPRTVLIEEEMTPLPAYIQTYLSVDFQHKDAYALELMGDVLSSGKSSRLYQRLVDKDQLALQAASFNVPLEKAGLFAFYCIANSGVTFEQVEKAINEEIARIKKDGITQEEFQKVRNAKEASFTRSFMSLDGKLRNLASYSLFYGNTALVNKEIEMYMNVTRDDIKRVANTYLRPERRNVVKYVVPEKQS
- a CDS encoding insulinase family protein translates to MKHTRMFIVALILLLAGQAFAQVDRSKKPAPGPAPKASFPEFYETMLDNGLKVFVVTNKAQPLVSFRLLIRSGAEFDGEHSGVANFTTSLLTSGTKKRTALQFASEADFLGLSVGAGSADDQMSLSGSGLKKHMDKLLDLMTDALYNPTFPQEELDKEKKQALSGLKTVKKNPDEVMQRLAITVGYNVHPYARFGIEKDVEAITREHLVAFHKQYFIPNNASIAVVGDVTPNEILPILKKHFDAWSKGTPPRANFPAPERIAGRGVHLVDLGSTQTQTAINAMVTGVRRSDPDYLPLSIMNSIIGGGFSGRLFQNLRETYSFTYGAYSSFESRKTAGVWSAEASVRRSATDSAFTQILHEMNRIRDEVVSSEELEMHKQNASGRFLLGLENPSSIASMVQNIDLYGLPKDYYKKYVSNIMAVTSADVQRLARKYLTPDNIAFLAVGDASQIAKPLESFGAVKMYDADMNPVTAAKQLAVDIDGETLMQKALAAMGGKDKLLALKSRVTEGELDLSFGPMQAAGTMTLTEKAPNKAHQKMHIAVDMGGQMQTVESERWVNGVKAVEKAPMGPLRELTGDELTEALEGAMFNDFARWKDLGYSVVVKEKKEMDGRAVYVAEMKKKHGSDEIIIDATSFLLTGKIEVRNTPQGPVSSVTKLGDYREVDGIMLPHSMISEAETQTMKMTVRSYKHNSDIPDSVFEKTVQ